One part of the Gemmatimonadota bacterium genome encodes these proteins:
- a CDS encoding UvrD-helicase domain-containing protein — translation MTSDLRSPAAPPDQAARERILRDLETNFLVEAGAGSGKTTALSGRMVALVASGAARPDQIAAVTFTRKAAAELRERFREDLEKAMRRSEDAERRARLSQALTEVDRTFLGTIHAFAARLLRERPLEAGLDPGFQELQENEEIRLRRQFWNDHLERLAADGDPDLVALSGLGIQPERLRDAFHDMAENLDLEFPAPEVAAPTEADVALVRVELDGLLDRALEHLPDREPKAGWDEVQKKVQRAEHARRHRDWSRTESFLNHLYGFSTGTTKLTLNRWEPDRRAQDTVRTLRDDIVAFTQEGGPARTLLNRWWAHRYPTAVRFVRRAAEAYAAERRRLGLVSFQDLLLLTAELLRTRPATRRDLARRYPRLLIDEFQDTDPVQAEIAFLLASDPETDAPASPLAWWSAIPRPGALFVVGDPKQSIYRFRRADIAVYEQVRQRFAEFGEVLELNANFRSLIEIAAIANEVFEARFATEEPPVQARFRPLRPQRPFPDEPVPGRGVFRVGVDLKGAEGETREDRVQDEAERIAGWIRDRVDRGERTPGDFLVLTRIKRNLRHFARALEARGLPIEVAGAGVGSATELDELRVLLRALADPSNEVLLLAALTGLFVGLDHDALVEHRLAGGAFDLETPGVEGPVADALGELRALWERSRTQPADVFILGLVDETGLVPHAAAGELGSIRTGVMAYALDAVRAAAVAGDTSLIGALEALETALAWDEAEAPLRPGATDAVRLMNLHKAKGLEAPVVILADPGSGGFGRRTLHVERDEDGVGRAWFTVSERGGWNAIPLARPERWPEMQALEERFDKAEQERLLYVAATRARDELVIAIGENGRRRDQEAWTVFDEWLKKQDGVDLELPWEAASGRVPLERGAGGLVEAAAATGERRREAARPTLRFVSVTEQAKAAGDRAPVLTRAEERARGPRGYEWGSVVHATLAAAAHGRPAEELRIVGRDLLREYERPVDDAGEPTELMELLALVERIRGSDLWRRAEAASVRHVEVPIAVPLEDGEEGPAVLEGVLDLAFREAQGWVVVDYKTDPGDDPGFPARSGRYRAQVELYARAWEEASGEPVVERAVFYTTRGVVDRF, via the coding sequence ATGACCTCGGACCTCCGGTCCCCTGCCGCGCCCCCGGACCAGGCCGCCCGCGAGCGGATCCTCCGCGACCTGGAGACGAACTTCCTGGTCGAGGCCGGGGCGGGCTCGGGCAAGACCACGGCACTCTCGGGGCGGATGGTGGCCCTGGTGGCCTCCGGTGCCGCCCGCCCCGACCAGATCGCGGCCGTGACGTTCACCCGCAAGGCCGCCGCCGAGCTGCGGGAGCGCTTCCGGGAGGACCTGGAGAAGGCGATGCGCCGGAGCGAGGACGCGGAGCGCCGTGCGCGTCTTTCGCAGGCGCTCACCGAGGTGGACCGTACCTTCCTGGGCACCATCCACGCGTTCGCCGCGCGCCTCCTCCGGGAGCGACCGCTGGAGGCGGGCCTGGATCCGGGCTTCCAGGAGCTGCAGGAGAACGAGGAGATCCGCCTGCGGCGCCAGTTCTGGAACGATCACCTCGAACGTCTGGCGGCGGACGGGGATCCGGATCTCGTCGCCCTCTCGGGCCTGGGCATCCAGCCCGAGCGGCTGCGTGACGCCTTCCACGACATGGCCGAGAACCTGGACCTGGAGTTCCCGGCACCGGAGGTGGCGGCGCCCACGGAGGCGGATGTCGCCCTGGTGCGCGTCGAGCTCGACGGCCTGCTGGACCGTGCCCTCGAACACCTGCCGGACCGCGAGCCCAAGGCAGGCTGGGACGAAGTGCAGAAGAAGGTGCAACGCGCGGAGCATGCGCGCCGCCATCGGGACTGGTCGCGCACGGAGTCGTTCCTCAACCACCTGTACGGCTTCTCCACCGGGACCACGAAGCTCACCCTGAACCGATGGGAGCCGGATCGGCGCGCCCAGGACACCGTGCGCACGCTGCGGGACGACATCGTCGCCTTCACCCAGGAGGGCGGCCCGGCGCGCACGCTGCTCAACCGCTGGTGGGCCCACCGCTACCCGACCGCCGTGCGCTTCGTCCGCCGGGCCGCCGAGGCGTATGCCGCGGAGCGGCGTCGTCTGGGGCTGGTGAGCTTCCAGGACCTGCTGCTGCTGACCGCCGAGCTGCTCCGCACCCGACCCGCCACGCGCCGCGACCTCGCGCGCCGCTATCCACGTCTGCTCATCGACGAGTTCCAGGACACCGATCCGGTCCAGGCCGAGATCGCCTTCCTGCTCGCGTCCGATCCGGAGACCGACGCGCCGGCCTCCCCGCTGGCGTGGTGGTCGGCGATCCCGCGGCCGGGCGCGCTCTTCGTGGTGGGGGATCCCAAGCAGAGCATCTACCGCTTCCGGCGCGCGGACATCGCGGTCTACGAGCAGGTGCGACAGCGCTTCGCGGAGTTCGGCGAGGTGCTGGAGCTGAACGCGAACTTCCGCTCGCTGATCGAGATCGCGGCGATCGCCAACGAGGTATTCGAAGCCCGCTTCGCCACGGAAGAACCGCCCGTGCAGGCGCGCTTCCGACCGCTCCGACCCCAGCGTCCCTTCCCGGACGAGCCCGTGCCGGGGCGCGGTGTCTTCCGGGTCGGGGTGGATCTGAAGGGCGCCGAGGGAGAGACGCGCGAAGACCGCGTCCAGGACGAGGCCGAGCGGATCGCGGGCTGGATCCGGGACCGGGTGGACCGGGGCGAGCGCACGCCCGGCGACTTCCTCGTGCTCACACGCATCAAGCGCAACCTCCGCCACTTCGCGCGGGCGCTCGAGGCGCGGGGCCTACCCATCGAGGTGGCGGGTGCGGGCGTGGGCAGCGCCACCGAGCTGGACGAGCTGCGCGTCCTGCTGCGCGCGCTCGCCGATCCCAGCAACGAGGTGCTGCTGCTCGCGGCGCTGACGGGTCTGTTCGTCGGTCTCGATCACGACGCGCTGGTCGAGCACAGGCTCGCCGGCGGTGCCTTCGATCTGGAGACGCCCGGCGTGGAGGGGCCGGTGGCCGACGCGCTGGGCGAGCTCCGCGCGCTCTGGGAGCGGAGCCGCACCCAGCCCGCGGACGTGTTCATCCTGGGTCTGGTGGACGAGACGGGGCTGGTCCCCCACGCCGCGGCCGGCGAGCTCGGGTCCATCCGGACCGGGGTGATGGCCTACGCGCTCGACGCCGTGCGCGCGGCGGCCGTCGCGGGAGATACCTCCCTGATCGGCGCGCTGGAGGCGCTGGAGACCGCCCTGGCCTGGGACGAGGCGGAGGCGCCGCTCCGTCCGGGCGCGACGGACGCCGTGCGCCTGATGAACCTGCACAAGGCCAAGGGGCTGGAGGCCCCGGTCGTGATCCTGGCCGATCCCGGATCGGGCGGGTTCGGACGTCGGACGCTCCACGTGGAGCGGGACGAGGACGGCGTCGGTCGCGCGTGGTTCACGGTCAGCGAGCGCGGGGGCTGGAACGCCATCCCGCTCGCGCGGCCGGAGCGCTGGCCCGAGATGCAGGCGCTCGAGGAGCGCTTCGACAAGGCGGAGCAGGAACGGCTGCTGTACGTGGCTGCCACGCGGGCGCGGGACGAGCTGGTCATCGCCATCGGTGAGAACGGCCGGCGGCGCGATCAGGAAGCCTGGACGGTCTTCGACGAGTGGCTGAAGAAGCAGGACGGTGTGGACCTGGAGTTGCCGTGGGAGGCGGCCTCCGGCCGGGTCCCGCTCGAGCGCGGTGCAGGAGGCCTCGTGGAGGCGGCCGCGGCGACGGGAGAGCGCAGACGGGAGGCGGCCCGGCCGACGCTACGCTTCGTATCGGTGACGGAGCAGGCCAAAGCCGCAGGGGACAGGGCGCCGGTGTTGACGCGGGCGGAGGAGCGGGCGCGCGGTCCGCGCGGCTACGAGTGGGGAAGTGTGGTGCACGCCACCCTGGCGGCGGCGGCCCACGGCCGCCCGGCGGAGGAGCTCCGCATCGTGGGGAGAGACCTGCTGCGCGAATACGAACGGCCGGTCGACGATGCCGGGGAGCCCACGGAGCTCATGGAGCTGCTGGCGCTGGTGGAGCGCATCCGGGGATCGGATCTGTGGCGAAGGGCCGAGGCCGCGTCCGTGCGCCACGTGGAGGTTCCGATCGCGGTGCCCCTGGAGGACGGAGAGGAGGGGCCCGCAGTGCTGGAGGGCGTGCTCGACCTCGCGTTCCGCGAGGCGCAGGGATGGGTGGTCGTGGACTACAAGACGGATCCAGGGGACGATCCCGGCTTCCCGGCCCGTTCAGGCCGATACCGCGCACAGGTGGAGCTGTACGCGCGCGCCTGGGAGGAGGCGTCCGGCGAGCCGGTCGTCGAGCGTGCGGTGTTCTACACGACGCGGGGCGTGGTGGACCGGTTCTGA
- a CDS encoding 2-oxoacid:acceptor oxidoreductase subunit alpha, translating into MARRLPTLGAVPTADRPASVLETDSFTVEVVSDSGEGAQKCGQIFGTVSAKMGNGVWTVEIIPAEVQPPPRNAAGASGNRIRIGSGPITNWGDRSNLVVAFNEQVLLARHRLGALEPDAILLLEDQWATHDDASIRAEWEAALEELSSHDYRIVRVPMHERCLTLVDNPKLGKNMFALGLLTQIFRRDVERVRDQIRFSFRKKDSSVADRNIALLELGMAWAAEHLDFTVDVPPHPTDEDMVVMNGNQAIALGAIAAGMELAAMYPITPATSVSHQLGDVFERFGGVVHQAEDEIAAAGVALGASYAGKVAFTITSGPGLALKTEFLGLAIMTETPLVVVDVQRGGPSTGLPTKVEQSDLLAALFGQPGDAPHVLIAPATIEECFHVMVTARRLAEALRTVVIVLSDANLATGVQPFVRPRVDPAWMAAPPDQSPIPEGLRPYDWDPKTGLSRRFVPGQPGGMFTVTGLAHDERSKVAYSSDINQRASEMRSRKIAVLQSTLEPPTINGDDSGELLIVGWGSTKGAIEEAVDRARAEGRSVSSLHLTFLSPLEPGLKAIFERFRRVMTVEINYSDPTDAPFITEENRRRGQLSWLLRAQTLVDVDCWTRVLGEPLRPGAILDVIRARTARGGRA; encoded by the coding sequence ATGGCCAGAAGACTCCCGACGCTGGGCGCGGTCCCGACCGCGGATCGTCCGGCGTCCGTGCTCGAGACCGACTCCTTCACCGTCGAGGTGGTCTCCGATTCCGGTGAGGGCGCCCAGAAGTGCGGGCAGATCTTCGGGACCGTCTCCGCCAAGATGGGCAACGGCGTCTGGACGGTGGAGATCATCCCGGCCGAGGTGCAGCCACCGCCCCGCAACGCCGCCGGCGCTTCCGGCAATCGCATCCGCATCGGGTCGGGCCCCATCACCAATTGGGGAGACCGCTCCAACCTGGTGGTGGCCTTCAACGAGCAGGTGCTGCTGGCGCGGCACCGCCTCGGGGCCCTGGAGCCGGACGCCATCCTGCTGCTCGAAGACCAGTGGGCGACGCACGACGACGCATCGATCCGGGCCGAGTGGGAGGCGGCGCTGGAGGAGTTGTCGAGCCACGACTACCGCATCGTGCGCGTCCCGATGCACGAGCGGTGCTTGACCCTGGTCGACAATCCCAAGCTCGGGAAGAACATGTTCGCGTTGGGTCTGCTGACGCAGATCTTCCGCCGGGACGTCGAGCGCGTGCGCGACCAGATCCGCTTCTCCTTCCGCAAGAAGGACAGCTCGGTCGCGGATCGCAACATCGCGCTGCTCGAGCTCGGGATGGCCTGGGCGGCCGAGCACCTGGACTTCACCGTCGACGTGCCGCCGCATCCGACCGACGAGGACATGGTCGTGATGAACGGCAACCAGGCCATCGCGCTGGGCGCCATCGCGGCCGGGATGGAGCTGGCCGCCATGTACCCCATCACACCCGCGACCTCCGTGTCGCACCAGCTCGGCGACGTCTTCGAGCGCTTCGGGGGTGTGGTGCACCAGGCCGAGGACGAGATCGCCGCCGCCGGGGTGGCGCTCGGCGCGTCCTACGCGGGCAAGGTGGCCTTCACCATCACGTCCGGCCCCGGCCTGGCGCTCAAGACCGAGTTCCTGGGCCTGGCCATCATGACGGAGACCCCGTTGGTGGTCGTCGACGTCCAGCGTGGAGGCCCCTCCACGGGTCTGCCCACCAAGGTGGAGCAGTCCGACCTGCTGGCCGCCCTGTTCGGGCAGCCCGGGGACGCCCCCCACGTGCTGATCGCGCCGGCCACCATCGAGGAATGCTTCCACGTGATGGTCACGGCGCGCCGACTGGCCGAGGCGCTGCGCACGGTCGTGATCGTCCTGTCGGATGCGAACCTCGCCACGGGCGTGCAGCCGTTCGTGCGGCCCCGGGTGGATCCGGCCTGGATGGCCGCGCCTCCCGACCAGAGCCCGATCCCCGAAGGCCTGCGTCCCTACGACTGGGACCCGAAGACCGGGCTGTCCCGTCGGTTCGTGCCTGGCCAACCGGGAGGAATGTTCACGGTCACCGGCCTGGCGCACGACGAGCGCAGCAAGGTGGCCTACAGCTCCGACATCAACCAACGCGCTTCCGAGATGCGTAGTCGGAAGATCGCCGTGCTGCAGAGCACGCTCGAGCCTCCGACGATCAACGGGGACGACTCCGGCGAGCTGCTGATCGTGGGTTGGGGGAGCACGAAGGGCGCGATCGAGGAAGCCGTGGACCGGGCCCGCGCGGAGGGCCGCTCGGTGTCGTCCCTGCATCTGACGTTCCTGTCTCCGCTCGAGCCCGGCCTCAAGGCCATCTTCGAGCGGTTCCGGCGGGTGATGACCGTCGAGATCAACTACAGCGATCCGACGGATGCGCCCTTCATCACCGAGGAGAACCGGCGCCGGGGTCAGTTGTCCTGGCTCCTGCG